A region from the Vicia villosa cultivar HV-30 ecotype Madison, WI linkage group LG3, Vvil1.0, whole genome shotgun sequence genome encodes:
- the LOC131660679 gene encoding protein TIC 55, chloroplastic — MALVNSFLLPTKSHLALHVSPPPSKKTLLCTSPSSNFSFNFNKALSSRRRKQSGCVAAASTLLDGEEDQKVLVGPSSEQERKGEREVVDYDWTEEWYPLYLTKNVPHDAPLGLKVYDKNVVLFKDGNDKFQCYEDRCPHRLAKLSEGQLIDGRLECLYHGWQFEGEGKCVKIPQLPADAKIPKSACVKTYEVRDSQGVLWVWMSPKTPPNVSKIPWFENFARPGFQDISTTHELPYDHSILLENLMDPAHVPISHDRTDWTAKREDAQPLSFEVTERTDRGFAGWWGREKDGSRPNFLRFEAPCVLQNNREIVDKNGEINHFSGLFLCRPTGQGKSMLIVRFGATKRSPLIKLFPEWYFHQNASKVFEQDMGFLSSQNEILLKEKVPTKELYLNLKSSDTWVAEYRKWMDKVGHGMPYHFGHSTISLPKEPAVVEHAPAGLVAGLSASSPAKGGIGTMHAPNLANRYFRHVIHCKGCSTAVKAFQTWKNVLSAVAVAFAALAILVSGRQWKVLLLASASLCSVGVYACSTAIAMNTTNFIRVHRRL, encoded by the exons ATGGCGTTGGTGAATTCCTTTCTTCTCCCCACAAAAAGCCATCTTGCTTTGCATGTTTCACCTCCACCATCCAAAAAAACACTCCTTTGTACTAGCCCATCTTCCAACTTCAGTTTCAACTTCAACAAAGCCTTGTCATCAAGAAGAAGGAAGCAATCAGGGTGTGTTGCCGCCGCATCAACTTTACTTGATGGGGAAGAAGATCAGAAGGTTCTAGTGGGACCTTCTAGCGAGCAAGAACGCAAGGGTGAGAGAGAGGTTGTAGATTATGATTGGACAGAGGAATGGTACCCTTTGTATCTCACTAAGAATGTACCACATGATGCACCATTGGGTCTCAAAGTGTATGATAAGAACGTTGTTTTGTTTAAAGATGGTAATGATAAGTTTCAATGCTATGAAGATCGATGTCCTCACAG GCTCGCAAAACTATCTGAAGGCCAGTTGATTGATGGAAGGCTTGAATGCCTATATCATGGATGGCAATTCGAAGGCGAGGGAAAATGTGTCAAGATACCTCAG CTTCCAGCTGATGCCAAAATTCCCAAATCAGCATGTGTTAAAACATATGAGGTGAGGGACTCTCAAGGTGTCCTTTGGGTATGGATGTCTCCAAAGACACCTCCAAATGTAAGTAAAATACCTTGGTTTGAGAACTTCGCGAGGCCAGGGTTTCAAGATATTTCAACAACTCATGAACTCCCATATGACCATTCTATTCTGCTGGAAAACTTGATGGATCCTGCTCATGTTCCAATCTCGCATGATAGAACAGATTGGACTGCAAAAAGAGAAGATGCACAGCCACTAAGTTTTGAGGTGACTGAACGAACTGATAGAGGGTTTGCAGGTTGGTGGGGACGAGAGAAAGATGGTTCTAGGCCTAACTTCTTACGGTTCGAGGCTCCTTGTGTTCTACAAAATAACCGGGAAATCGTTGATAAAAATGGTGAAATAAACCACTTCAGTGGTTTGTTCCTTTGTAGACCAACAGGGCAAGGAAAATCTATGTTGATAGTGAGGTTTGGAGCAACAAAAAGATCTCCATTAATAAAACTATTTCCTGAATGGTACTTCCATCAGAATGCAAGCAAGGTTTTTGAACAAGACATGGGGTTCCTATCATCTCAAAATGAAATTCTTTTGAAAGAGAAGGTTCCAACAAAGGAGCTATACCTCAATTTAAAATCATCAGACACGTGGGTTGCCGAATACCGAAAGTGGATGGATAAAGTGGGACACGGAATGCCATATCATTTCGGCCACAGCACTATTTCCTTGCCTAAAGAGCCTGCTGTGGTTGAACATGCACCTGCCGGACTTGTGGCAGGACTATCAGCTTCCTCGCCTGCAAAGGGAGGCATCGGAACAATGCATGCTCCAAATTTAGCAAATAGATATTTCAGACATGTAATACATTGCAAGGGATGTAGTACTGCTGTCAAAGCTTTTCAAACTTGGAAAAATGTCCTCTCAGCTGTGGCTGTTGCATTTGCTGCATTGGCAATTCTGGTATCTGGGAGACAATGGAAAGTCCTTCTTTTGGCATCTGCATCCCTTTGCTCTGTAGGAGTATATGCCTGTTCAACAGCTATTGCAATGAATACAACAAACTTTATTAGGGTACATAGGAGATTGTGA
- the LOC131657725 gene encoding lariat debranching enzyme-like — protein MKIAIEGCMHGDLDNVYKTLQHLEKSHNTKIDLLLCCGDFQAVRNENDLNSLAVPEKYRTMNSFWKYYSGLQVAPYPTIFIGGNHEASNYLWELYYGGWAAPNIYFLGAAGVVKFGNIRIGGLSGIYKHFDYKSGHYERPPYDKNTIRSAYHVREYDVRKLMQVEEPIDIFLSHDWPVRITDHGDCEALLRRKPFFREEIEGNRLGSKAAAQLLEKLKPQFWFSAHLHCKFAAVVQHGEGGPVTKFLALDKCLPGRDFLQVVEIESEAGPYEIQFDEEWLAITRMFNNVFPLTPKGADFRGVNLEMEDCRKWVRSKLQEWGCKPSEFVRTVPCYDPSQAGVDGASAVNPRNPQTEYLLRLLELPYLLDRNPEAKDMSSYPSLIPRGPCDNYSEDIPIDDVDDDDDEGFATIFGIGSILRSALISKNQIPAQCALETQLVKSSKIFCTLPFRHCFEPSKKYLTSGSMETTKSMFLSMLVSFIFIFCCYVSSVKAALSFGFYADSCPNAELMIRNTVSSASSNDPSVPGKLLRLVFHDCFVEGCDASLMLQGNNTEQSDPANRSVGGFSVIESAKRLLEIFCPGTVSCADIIALAARDAVEIAGGPRVQIPTGRRDGMVSIVSNVRPNIVDTSFTMDEMVKLFSTKGLSLLDLVILSGAHTIGSAHCNTFRSRFQQDSNGTLRLVDQTIDTDYADELMKQCPVTAQPSVTVNNDPETSMLFDNQYYRNLLAHRVLFPSDSVLLTDVNTKKMVEDFANDQQLFFVNWGAAFVKLTSVGVKTDEEGEIRRSCTATNVV, from the exons ATGAAGATAGCAATAGAAGGATGCATGCATGGCGATCTCGACAATGTCTACAAAACCCTCCAACACCTCGAAAAATCCCACAACACCAAAATCGATCTCCTCCTCTGTTGCGGCGATTTTCAGGCCGTGCGTAACGAGAACGATTTGAATAGCCTAGCCGTACCAGAGAAATACCGTACCATGAATTCCTTCTGGAAGTACTATTCTGGTTTGCAGGTTGCTCCGTATCCCACAATCTTCATTGGTGGCAACCAcgaagcttccaattatctatggGAACT GTATTATGGAGGATGGGCTGCACCTAACATATACTTTTTGGGAGCGGCTGGTGTTGTTAAGTTTGGGAATATACGAATTGGCGGGCTCTCGGGAATTTATAAGCATTTTGATTATAAATCAG GGCACTATGAGAGGCCTCCTTATGATAAAAATACTATTAGGTCTGCGTATCATGTTCGAGAGTATGATGTTCGCAAACTCATGCAAGTTGAGGAACCTATTGATATTTTTCTATCACATGATTGGCCGGTGAGGATCACTGATCATGGGGATTGCGAGGCACTTCTACGGAGGAAACCTTTCTTTAGGGAAGAG ATAGAGGGAAATAGACTTGGGAGTAAAGCTGCTGCCCAACTTCTAGAAAAATTGAAACCACAATTCTGGTTTTCGGCACACTTACACTGCAAGTTTGCTGCTGTTGTTCAGCATGGGGAAGGAGGTCCTGTGACAAAATTCTTAGCACTTGATAAATGTCTTCCTGGACGTGATTTCTTACAG GTTGTTGAAATTGAATCAGAGGCAGGACCTTATGAGATTCAGTTTGATGAAGAATGGTTAGCAATAACACGGATGTTCAACAATGTATTCCCTTTGACGCCCAAAGGTGCAGATTTTCG AGGTGTAAATCTTGAAATGGAAGATTGTCGCAAGTGGGTTAGAAGCAAGCTACAAGAATGGGGTTGTAAACCTTCTGAGTTTGTTAGAACAGTTCCATGTTATGATCCTTCTCAAGCCGGTGTTGATGGTGCTTCTGCTG TCAATCCTCGGAATCCTCAGACAGAATATCTTTTGCGACTTCTGGAACTTCCATATCTTCTTGATAGAAATCCCGAAGCAAAGGACATGTCATCTTATCCTTCTTTAATTCCAAGAG GCCCTTGTGATAACTATAGCGAGGACATTCCCATTGACGACGtggatgatgacgatgatgag GGATTTGCTACAATTTTTGGCATTGGTTCTATTTTGAGGTCTGCCCTAATATCCAAAAATCAGATACCAGCTCAATGTGCTTTGGAAACACAG CTAGTCAAGAGTAGTAAAATATTCTGCACACTGCCCTTCAGGCACTGCTTTGAACCCTCAAAAAAGTACCTAACGTCTGGTTCTATGGAGACAACAAAATCAATGTTTCTTTCCATgctagtttcttttatttttatattttgttgttaTGTTTCATCTGTTAAGGCTGCTCTCTCTTTCGGCTTTTATGCTGATTCATGTCCGAATGCAGAATTGATGATAAGAAATACAGTTAGTTCAGCTTCTTCTAATGACCCCTCCGTTCCGGGGAAGCTCCTTCGCTTGGTTTTTCATGATTGTTTTGTTGAG ggatgtgatgcatctttgatgctacaaGGGAACAATACAGAACAAAGTGATCCAGCAAACAGGTCTGTTGGAGGATTTTCTGTTATAGAATCAGCAAAAAGACTTCTTGAGATCTTCTGCCCTGGAACTGTTTCTTGTGCAGACATAATCGCTTTAGCAGCCAGAGATGCAGTCGAAATT GCTGGAGGACCGAGGGTTCAGATTCCTACAGGTAGAAGAGATGGAATGGTTTCGATTGTTTCAAATGTTAGACCAAACATTGTGGACACTAGTTTTACTATGGATGAGATGGTTAAGCTCTTTTCCACCAAAGGATTGTCCTTACTCGATCTCGTCATTCTTTCAG GAGCTCATACAATAGGATCAGCTCATTGCAACACATTCAGGTCGCGGTTCCAACAAGACTCAAATGGAACTCTTAGGCTCGTCGACCAAACCATTGATACTGATTACGCTGACGAGCTAATGAAACAGTGTCCAGTAACTGCCCAACCATCCGTGACAGTGAACAATGATCCTGAAACATCTATGCTATTTGACAACCAGTACTACAGAAATCTTCTAGCTCACCGAGTTCTGTTCCCGTCTGATTCAGTTTTGTTGACCGACGTTAACACGAAGAAAATGGTGGAGGATTTTGCAAATGATCAACAACTTTTCTTTGTCAATTGGGGCGCTGCGTTCGTGAAACTAACTAGCGTTGGCGTTAAGACTGATGAGGAGGGCGAAATTCGTCGTTCTTGTACAGCAACTAATGTTGTATAA
- the LOC131660680 gene encoding protein ENHANCED DISEASE RESISTANCE 2-like, which yields MYTTDNSSRSSGSDSGSTADSSHWTTETIHGGSLRHVDLNTGTNGWASPPGDVFNLRSQSYFTKRQKSPAGEYLLSPAGMDWLKSSTKLDNVLNRSDNRISNALKKAQSNGKSLKSFIFAVNLQIPGKEHHSAVFYYFTEDPVQSGSLLGRFIEGDDSFRNQRFKLVNRIVKGPWIVKKAVGNYSACLLGKALTCHYHRGPNYFEIDVDIGSSAIANAILRLALGYVTSVTIDMGFVVEAQTEEELPEKLIGAVRVCQMEMSSACVIVDAPRIGIAKVNHHGASDSSESEN from the coding sequence ATGTACACAACCGACAATAGCTCCCGGAGCTCCGGCTCCGATTCAGGATCCACCGCCGATTCCTCCCACTGGACAACCGAAACAATCCACGGCGGATCTCTCCGTCACGTCGATCTCAACACCGGCACAAACGGCTGGGCTTCACCTCCCGGCGATGTCTTCAACCTCCGCTCCCAAAGCTACTTCACAAAACGACAAAAATCCCCCGCAGGTGAATACCTCCTCTCTCCCGCCGGCATGGACTGGCTCAAATCCTCAACCAAACTCGACAACGTGTTGAATCGCTCCGATAATCGAATCTCCAACGCGCTCAAGAAAGCACAATCCAACGGAAAGTCGCTGAAGAGCTTCATCTTCGCCGTGAATCTCCAGATTCCAGGTAAGGAACACCACAGCGCAGTGTTCTACTACTTTACAGAAGATCCGGTCCAATCCGGTTCGTTACTCGGACGGTTCATCGAAGGAGACGACTCCTTTCGGAACCAGCGGTTCAAGCTAGTGAACCGGATCGTGAAAGGACCGTGGATAGTGAAAAAAGCTGTAGGTAACTACAGCGCGTGTTTGTTAGGGAAGGCGCTGACGTGTCATTATCATAGAGGACCTAACTACTTCGAAATCGACGTCGATATCGGAAGTAGCGCAATCGCGAATGCTATCCTGCGCCTTGCGTTAGGATATGTGACGAGTGTGACGATTGATATGGGGTTTGTTGTGGAGGCGCAGACGGAGGAGGAGTTGCCGGAGAAGTTGATCGGTGCGGTTAGGGTTTGTCAGATGGAAATGTCTTCTGCTTGTGTTATTGTGGATGCGCCAAGGATAGGGATTGCTAAGGTTAATCATCATGGTGCTTCTGACTCGAGTGAaagtgaaaattaa